In Labrus mixtus chromosome 3, fLabMix1.1, whole genome shotgun sequence, a single window of DNA contains:
- the st3gal3a gene encoding ST3 beta-galactoside alpha-2,3-sialyltransferase 3a isoform X2, with protein MPEMRMKPSRNFLLGLCSMLALGFLYYSSGRISLRGWSNISLYDSQGFLVKLDGSLPLELLYKYGNLSEGACKPGYAAAKMSAIYPKFAKLEPMFLDPNYKRYAKIGDYSPPFGVKSQEKIIDILLSATNNYGLGEELDSMSCKTCIIIGNGGILANKSLGPRIDEVDVVVRLNEAPVKGFEKDVGSKTTMRITYPEGAIQKTERYESQSLFVLSAFKALDLRWLRYMVFNQRLEQLHSTIHLADAFIQSNVHQRRSTDGFWKSVAKHVPREPSDMRILNPYFIQEASFKLIGLPHNNGQMGRGNIPTLGAVAITMALHTCDEVAVAGFGYNMSTPHAPLHYYEKIRMSAIKESWTHNISKEKEFLMKLVKAGVIQDWTNGICGAGC; from the exons ATGCCGGAGATGAGAATGAAACCCAGTCGCAACTTCCTCCTGGGCTTGTGCTCCATGCTGGCCTTGGGTTTCCTCTACTACTCTTCAGGGAGGATCAGTTTACGCGGATGGAGCAACATATCAT tGTACGACAGCCAAGGCTTCCTTGTGAAGCTGGATGGAAGTCT GCCTTTGGAGCTGTTGTACAAATACGGAAATCTCAGCGAAGGAGCCTGTAAGCCGGGTTATGCAGCTGCCAAGATGTCTGCCATTTATCCAAA GTTTGCCAAACTGGAGCCCATGTTCCTTGATCCGAATTACAAGCGGTACGCCAAAATTGGTGATTATTCGCCTCCGTTTGGTGTGAAGTCTCAAG AGAAGATCATAGATATTCTTCTATCAGCTACAAATAACTACGGCCTCGGGGAAGAACTTGACAG TATGAGCTGTAAGACGTGCATCATCATAGGGAACGGAGGAATCCTCGCCAACAAGTCTCTGGGACCAAGAATCGATGAGGTTGATGTTGTGGTCAG GTTGAACGAGGCCCCAGTGAAAGGTTTTGAGAAAGACGTCGGCTCCAAGACCACCATGAGGATCACCTACCCAGAGGGGGCCATCCAGAAGACGGAACGCTATGAGTCACAGTCCCTGTTTGTCCTGTCCGCCTTCAAAGCTCTCGACCTCAGGTGGCTTCGATACATGGTCTTCAACCAGAGGCTG GAGCAGCtgcattctacaattcacttagcagacgcttttatccaaagcaacgtacatcagaga CGCAGCACTGATGGGTTCTGGAAGTCGGTGGCCAAGCACGTTCCAAGGGAGCCAAGCGACATGCGTATCCTAAACCCCTACTTCATCCAGGAGGCCTCTTTCAAGCTCATTGGCCTTCCTCACAACAATGGACAGATGGGCAGAGGG aatatcCCAACCCTGGGGGCAGTTGCCATAACGATGGCTCTTCATACCTGCGATGAAGTAGCTGTGGCTGGATTTGGCTACAACATGAGCACCCCCCATGCCCCTCTCCACTACTATGAGAAGATCAGGATGTCAGCCATTAAAGAG
- the st3gal3a gene encoding ST3 beta-galactoside alpha-2,3-sialyltransferase 3a isoform X1, translated as MPEMRMKPSRNFLLGLCSMLALGFLYYSSGRISLRGWSNISLYDSQGFLVKLDGSLPLELLYKYGNLSEGACKPGYAAAKMSAIYPKFAKLEPMFLDPNYKRYAKIGDYSPPFGVKSQEKIIDILLSATNNYGLGEELDSMSCKTCIIIGNGGILANKSLGPRIDEVDVVVRLNEAPVKGFEKDVGSKTTMRITYPEGAIQKTERYESQSLFVLSAFKALDLRWLRYMVFNQRLSFHTCRKLLKNSLYFQEQLHSTIHLADAFIQSNVHQRRSTDGFWKSVAKHVPREPSDMRILNPYFIQEASFKLIGLPHNNGQMGRGNIPTLGAVAITMALHTCDEVAVAGFGYNMSTPHAPLHYYEKIRMSAIKESWTHNISKEKEFLMKLVKAGVIQDWTNGICGAGC; from the exons ATGCCGGAGATGAGAATGAAACCCAGTCGCAACTTCCTCCTGGGCTTGTGCTCCATGCTGGCCTTGGGTTTCCTCTACTACTCTTCAGGGAGGATCAGTTTACGCGGATGGAGCAACATATCAT tGTACGACAGCCAAGGCTTCCTTGTGAAGCTGGATGGAAGTCT GCCTTTGGAGCTGTTGTACAAATACGGAAATCTCAGCGAAGGAGCCTGTAAGCCGGGTTATGCAGCTGCCAAGATGTCTGCCATTTATCCAAA GTTTGCCAAACTGGAGCCCATGTTCCTTGATCCGAATTACAAGCGGTACGCCAAAATTGGTGATTATTCGCCTCCGTTTGGTGTGAAGTCTCAAG AGAAGATCATAGATATTCTTCTATCAGCTACAAATAACTACGGCCTCGGGGAAGAACTTGACAG TATGAGCTGTAAGACGTGCATCATCATAGGGAACGGAGGAATCCTCGCCAACAAGTCTCTGGGACCAAGAATCGATGAGGTTGATGTTGTGGTCAG GTTGAACGAGGCCCCAGTGAAAGGTTTTGAGAAAGACGTCGGCTCCAAGACCACCATGAGGATCACCTACCCAGAGGGGGCCATCCAGAAGACGGAACGCTATGAGTCACAGTCCCTGTTTGTCCTGTCCGCCTTCAAAGCTCTCGACCTCAGGTGGCTTCGATACATGGTCTTCAACCAGAGGCTG agctttcacacctgcagaaagctcctgaaaaactccttaTACTTCCAGGAGCAGCtgcattctacaattcacttagcagacgcttttatccaaagcaacgtacatcagaga CGCAGCACTGATGGGTTCTGGAAGTCGGTGGCCAAGCACGTTCCAAGGGAGCCAAGCGACATGCGTATCCTAAACCCCTACTTCATCCAGGAGGCCTCTTTCAAGCTCATTGGCCTTCCTCACAACAATGGACAGATGGGCAGAGGG aatatcCCAACCCTGGGGGCAGTTGCCATAACGATGGCTCTTCATACCTGCGATGAAGTAGCTGTGGCTGGATTTGGCTACAACATGAGCACCCCCCATGCCCCTCTCCACTACTATGAGAAGATCAGGATGTCAGCCATTAAAGAG
- the st3gal3a gene encoding ST3 beta-galactoside alpha-2,3-sialyltransferase 3a isoform X3 has translation MPEMRMKPSRNFLLGLCSMLALGFLYYSSGRISLRGWSNISLYDSQGFLVKLDGSLPLELLYKYGNLSEGACKPGYAAAKMSAIYPKFAKLEPMFLDPNYKRYAKIGDYSPPFGVKSQEKIIDILLSATNNYGLGEELDSMSCKTCIIIGNGGILANKSLGPRIDEVDVVVRLNEAPVKGFEKDVGSKTTMRITYPEGAIQKTERYESQSLFVLSAFKALDLRWLRYMVFNQRLRSTDGFWKSVAKHVPREPSDMRILNPYFIQEASFKLIGLPHNNGQMGRGNIPTLGAVAITMALHTCDEVAVAGFGYNMSTPHAPLHYYEKIRMSAIKESWTHNISKEKEFLMKLVKAGVIQDWTNGICGAGC, from the exons ATGCCGGAGATGAGAATGAAACCCAGTCGCAACTTCCTCCTGGGCTTGTGCTCCATGCTGGCCTTGGGTTTCCTCTACTACTCTTCAGGGAGGATCAGTTTACGCGGATGGAGCAACATATCAT tGTACGACAGCCAAGGCTTCCTTGTGAAGCTGGATGGAAGTCT GCCTTTGGAGCTGTTGTACAAATACGGAAATCTCAGCGAAGGAGCCTGTAAGCCGGGTTATGCAGCTGCCAAGATGTCTGCCATTTATCCAAA GTTTGCCAAACTGGAGCCCATGTTCCTTGATCCGAATTACAAGCGGTACGCCAAAATTGGTGATTATTCGCCTCCGTTTGGTGTGAAGTCTCAAG AGAAGATCATAGATATTCTTCTATCAGCTACAAATAACTACGGCCTCGGGGAAGAACTTGACAG TATGAGCTGTAAGACGTGCATCATCATAGGGAACGGAGGAATCCTCGCCAACAAGTCTCTGGGACCAAGAATCGATGAGGTTGATGTTGTGGTCAG GTTGAACGAGGCCCCAGTGAAAGGTTTTGAGAAAGACGTCGGCTCCAAGACCACCATGAGGATCACCTACCCAGAGGGGGCCATCCAGAAGACGGAACGCTATGAGTCACAGTCCCTGTTTGTCCTGTCCGCCTTCAAAGCTCTCGACCTCAGGTGGCTTCGATACATGGTCTTCAACCAGAGGCTG CGCAGCACTGATGGGTTCTGGAAGTCGGTGGCCAAGCACGTTCCAAGGGAGCCAAGCGACATGCGTATCCTAAACCCCTACTTCATCCAGGAGGCCTCTTTCAAGCTCATTGGCCTTCCTCACAACAATGGACAGATGGGCAGAGGG aatatcCCAACCCTGGGGGCAGTTGCCATAACGATGGCTCTTCATACCTGCGATGAAGTAGCTGTGGCTGGATTTGGCTACAACATGAGCACCCCCCATGCCCCTCTCCACTACTATGAGAAGATCAGGATGTCAGCCATTAAAGAG